Proteins encoded in a region of the Streptomyces sp. NBC_01298 genome:
- a CDS encoding NUDIX hydrolase has protein sequence MTLYDDTVLVLKSYEDQPELRDLYLEHLAAHPDGVYKPCRAGHITGSALVIDPERERVLLTLHKKLGMWLQMGGHCEPGDTSIAGAALREAVEESGIAEGLTLVPGGPVRLDRHPIPAPCNWHLDVQYAVLAPAGALEAISDESLDLRWFPYAQVAEVADTSVVRLLEATLARL, from the coding sequence GTGACCCTGTACGACGACACGGTGCTGGTCCTGAAGTCCTACGAGGACCAGCCCGAGCTGCGCGACCTGTACCTGGAGCACCTGGCCGCCCACCCGGACGGGGTCTACAAGCCCTGCCGGGCGGGGCACATCACCGGCAGCGCGCTGGTGATCGACCCGGAGCGCGAGCGCGTCCTGCTGACCCTGCACAAGAAGCTCGGCATGTGGCTCCAGATGGGCGGCCACTGCGAGCCCGGTGACACGAGCATCGCCGGGGCCGCGCTGCGCGAGGCCGTGGAGGAGTCGGGCATCGCGGAGGGACTGACCCTGGTGCCCGGCGGCCCGGTGCGGCTGGACCGGCACCCGATCCCGGCTCCGTGCAACTGGCACCTGGACGTGCAGTACGCCGTGCTGGCGCCCGCCGGTGCCCTCGAGGCGATCAGCGACGAGTCGCTGGACCTGCGCTGGTTCCCGTACGCCCAGGTGGCGGAGGTGGCCGACACCTCGGTGGTGCGGCTGCTGGAGGCGACCCTGGCGCGGCTCTAG
- a CDS encoding AIM24 family protein, giving the protein MNQQLAGYAPTPVTARMENHGRAMLKVAMQSGQDLFARTGSMVAYEGFVQYEPNPPAVRQMASQWLTGEGAPLMKCTGDGLLYLADYGADVVVINLNNDSLSVNGTNLLAFDAHLQWGVERVKGMAKFAGQGLFNVSVAGTGWVAITSRGTPMVVDCGRGEDETYVDPDALVAWSPNLKVKGKRSFKASSMIGRGSGEAYQMAFSGQGIVVVQPSEDSTDRLRARG; this is encoded by the coding sequence ATGAACCAGCAGCTCGCGGGCTACGCCCCGACCCCCGTCACGGCCCGCATGGAGAACCACGGCCGCGCGATGCTCAAGGTCGCCATGCAGAGCGGCCAGGACCTCTTCGCGCGCACCGGATCGATGGTCGCCTACGAGGGCTTCGTGCAGTACGAGCCGAACCCGCCGGCCGTCCGCCAGATGGCCTCGCAGTGGCTCACCGGCGAGGGCGCCCCGCTCATGAAGTGCACGGGCGACGGCCTGCTCTACCTCGCCGACTACGGCGCGGACGTGGTCGTGATCAACCTCAACAACGACTCGCTCTCCGTCAACGGCACCAACCTGCTCGCCTTCGACGCCCACCTCCAGTGGGGCGTCGAGCGGGTCAAGGGCATGGCCAAGTTCGCCGGACAGGGCCTGTTCAACGTGTCGGTCGCCGGCACCGGCTGGGTCGCGATCACCTCGCGCGGCACCCCGATGGTGGTCGACTGCGGCCGCGGCGAGGACGAGACGTACGTCGACCCCGACGCGCTCGTCGCCTGGTCCCCGAACCTCAAGGTCAAGGGCAAGCGCAGCTTCAAGGCCTCGTCGATGATCGGCCGGGGCAGCGGGGAGGCCTACCAGATGGCCTTCTCCGGCCAGGGCATCGTCGTCGTACAGCCCAGCGAGGACAGCACCGACCGGCTCCGGGCCCGGGGCTGA
- a CDS encoding ATP-dependent DNA helicase UvrD2, whose amino-acid sequence MTSATHSSSFTAGADSADAVLLGLDPEQREVATTLRGPVCVLAGAGTGKTRAITHRIAYGVRSGQLMPASVLAVTFTNRAAGEMRGRLRELGAGGVQARTFHSAALRQLQYFWPKAVGGDVPRLLERKIQFVAEAGARCRIRLDRGELRDVTGEIEWAKVTQTVPADYPAAARKAGREAPRDVAEIAQIYGIYEQLKRDRGMIDFEDVLLLTVGILQDRHDIAEQIRTQYQHFVVDEYQDVSPLQQRLLDLWLGERDTLCVVGDASQTIYSFTGATPDHLLNFRTKYPQATVVKLVRDYRSTPQVVHLANGLLAQAKGRAAEHRLELVSQRETGPDPVYAEYSDEPAEAEGIAHRVRDLVAAGVPAGEIAVLYRINAQSEVYEQALADAGVPYQLRGAERFFERAEVQKAILALRGAARSGGNDRLLDDVVELGSQVRAVLSSTGWTSAPPAGSGAVRDQWESLAALVRLAEDFARGRPAATLADLTVELDERKAAQHAPTVQGVTLASLHAAKGLEWDAVFLVGLTDGMIPITYAKTDEQVEEERRLLYVGVTRARHHLTLSWALSRTPGGRGSRRPSRFLNGLRPGSLAPGSRPGGPAEPGVRKRGRRGPAVCRVCRKTLTDAGELKLMRCDDCPSDMDEGLYERLRDWRAVQAKEQGMPGYCVFTDKTLMAIAEAAPAQEGELSMISGVGARKLERYGADVLAICAGEDPGTEDSDDA is encoded by the coding sequence GTGACATCAGCAACGCACTCCTCATCCTTCACGGCCGGCGCCGACTCGGCCGACGCGGTGCTCCTGGGCCTGGACCCGGAGCAGCGCGAGGTCGCGACGACCCTGCGCGGGCCGGTGTGCGTGCTCGCGGGCGCCGGTACCGGCAAGACCCGGGCGATCACCCACCGCATCGCCTACGGGGTCCGGTCCGGCCAGCTGATGCCGGCCAGTGTGCTGGCCGTCACGTTCACCAACCGCGCCGCCGGCGAGATGCGCGGCCGGCTGCGCGAGCTGGGCGCGGGCGGGGTGCAGGCGAGGACCTTCCACTCCGCCGCCCTGCGCCAGCTCCAGTACTTCTGGCCCAAAGCGGTCGGCGGCGACGTGCCCCGGCTGCTGGAGCGCAAGATCCAGTTCGTCGCGGAGGCGGGCGCGCGCTGCCGCATCCGCCTCGACCGGGGCGAGCTGCGCGATGTCACCGGCGAGATCGAGTGGGCGAAGGTCACGCAGACCGTGCCCGCCGACTACCCGGCGGCCGCCCGCAAGGCCGGCCGCGAGGCACCCCGGGACGTGGCCGAGATCGCCCAGATCTACGGGATCTACGAGCAGCTCAAGCGCGACCGAGGCATGATCGACTTCGAGGACGTGCTGCTCCTCACCGTCGGCATCCTGCAGGACCGCCACGACATCGCCGAACAGATCCGCACCCAGTACCAGCACTTCGTCGTCGACGAGTACCAGGACGTCAGCCCGCTCCAGCAGAGGCTGCTGGACCTGTGGCTCGGCGAGCGCGACACCCTTTGCGTGGTCGGGGACGCCAGCCAGACGATCTACTCCTTCACCGGCGCCACCCCCGACCACCTGCTGAACTTCCGCACCAAGTACCCGCAGGCCACCGTGGTCAAGCTGGTCCGCGACTACCGCTCCACCCCCCAGGTGGTCCACCTCGCCAACGGGCTCCTCGCCCAGGCCAAGGGCCGCGCCGCCGAGCACCGCCTGGAGCTGGTCTCCCAGCGCGAGACCGGCCCCGACCCGGTCTACGCCGAGTACTCCGACGAGCCCGCCGAGGCCGAGGGCATCGCCCACCGGGTCCGGGACCTCGTCGCGGCCGGCGTCCCGGCGGGCGAGATCGCCGTGCTCTACCGCATCAACGCCCAGTCCGAGGTCTACGAACAGGCCCTCGCCGACGCCGGAGTCCCCTACCAGCTGCGCGGAGCCGAGCGCTTCTTCGAGCGCGCCGAGGTCCAGAAGGCGATCCTCGCCCTGCGCGGAGCCGCCCGTTCCGGCGGCAACGACCGGCTGCTCGACGACGTCGTGGAGCTCGGGTCCCAGGTCCGGGCCGTGCTCAGCTCCACGGGCTGGACCAGCGCACCGCCCGCCGGTTCCGGAGCCGTCCGCGACCAGTGGGAATCGCTGGCCGCGCTGGTCAGGCTCGCCGAGGACTTCGCCCGCGGCCGCCCGGCCGCGACCCTGGCCGACCTCACGGTCGAGCTGGACGAGCGCAAGGCCGCCCAGCACGCCCCGACCGTCCAGGGCGTCACCCTCGCCTCGCTGCACGCGGCGAAGGGCCTGGAGTGGGACGCGGTGTTCCTCGTGGGCCTGACCGACGGCATGATCCCGATCACGTACGCGAAGACCGATGAGCAGGTCGAGGAGGAGCGCCGGCTGCTCTACGTCGGCGTCACCCGCGCCCGGCACCACCTGACGCTCTCCTGGGCCCTCTCCCGGACTCCCGGCGGCCGCGGGTCGCGGCGTCCCAGCCGCTTCCTGAACGGCCTGAGGCCGGGCTCCCTGGCGCCGGGAAGCAGGCCGGGCGGTCCGGCCGAGCCCGGGGTCCGCAAGCGGGGCCGCCGCGGGCCGGCCGTGTGCCGGGTCTGCCGCAAGACCCTGACCGACGCGGGCGAGCTGAAACTGATGCGCTGCGACGACTGCCCTTCGGACATGGACGAAGGGCTCTACGAGCGGCTGCGCGACTGGCGCGCCGTCCAGGCGAAGGAGCAGGGCATGCCCGGCTACTGCGTCTTCACGGACAAGACGCTGATGGCCATCGCGGAGGCCGCGCCCGCGCAGGAGGGAGAGCTCTCGATGATCTCCGGCGTGGGTGCCCGGAAGCTCGAGCGGTACGGAGCCGACGTGCTGGCCATCTGCGCAGGTGAGGACCCTGGGACGGAAGATTCTGACGACGCGTAG
- a CDS encoding ThiF family adenylyltransferase — translation MYPKVKPALARAWRDLQTVQFGVTPAHAVVLGPVDTATGSLLDLIDGTRGMELLRSEGKVMGLPDGRVDEVVRRLAAAGLLDDATAGGPHAQAVRDRPEALERLGPDLGSLSLVRPRPGGDLQGVAARRVIRVQVRGSGRVGAVIASVLAGAGIGRVEVLDGGRTQPADVAPGGLGPGSVGRLRAEAARTAVRDAAPGRGPRAGESEGPEPGLALVVVAPRDGLQSWAPDPQTAADWITTGTPHLYAGVLEGTGLVGPLVLPGATACAGCMERDRIDRDPAWPRMLVQWRSAHRRRTAAACDLGLSTAVAGLAAAHALSFLDGELPASTATRWEAALPTLHWRSTPVRPHPDCPCEASKVPAGQEVGA, via the coding sequence ATGTATCCGAAGGTGAAGCCGGCGCTGGCACGGGCGTGGCGGGATCTGCAGACGGTGCAATTCGGGGTGACGCCCGCCCACGCGGTGGTGCTCGGCCCCGTGGACACGGCGACGGGCTCGCTCCTCGACCTGATCGACGGGACGCGGGGCATGGAGCTGCTCCGGTCCGAGGGCAAGGTGATGGGACTTCCGGACGGCCGGGTCGACGAGGTGGTGCGCAGGCTGGCGGCGGCCGGGCTGCTCGACGACGCGACGGCGGGCGGCCCGCACGCCCAGGCGGTGCGGGACCGACCGGAGGCCCTGGAGCGGCTGGGCCCGGACCTGGGGTCGCTGTCCTTGGTCCGCCCCCGGCCGGGCGGGGACTTACAGGGTGTCGCCGCCCGCCGGGTGATACGGGTTCAGGTGCGCGGGAGCGGCAGGGTGGGCGCGGTGATCGCCTCGGTCCTGGCCGGAGCGGGCATCGGCCGGGTCGAGGTGCTCGACGGCGGCCGCACCCAGCCGGCGGACGTGGCGCCGGGCGGTCTGGGCCCCGGCAGCGTGGGACGACTGCGCGCCGAGGCCGCGCGGACGGCGGTCCGCGACGCGGCCCCCGGACGCGGGCCCCGGGCCGGCGAGAGCGAGGGGCCGGAGCCGGGGCTGGCCCTGGTGGTGGTCGCGCCCCGGGACGGCCTGCAGTCCTGGGCCCCCGACCCCCAGACGGCGGCCGACTGGATCACCACCGGCACCCCTCACCTCTACGCGGGGGTGCTGGAGGGCACCGGGCTGGTGGGACCGCTGGTCCTCCCCGGAGCCACGGCGTGCGCCGGCTGCATGGAGCGCGACCGGATCGACCGGGACCCGGCCTGGCCGCGCATGCTGGTCCAGTGGCGCTCGGCCCACCGCCGCCGCACCGCCGCCGCCTGCGACCTGGGCCTGTCCACCGCCGTCGCCGGCCTGGCCGCGGCCCACGCCCTGTCCTTCCTCGACGGCGAACTCCCCGCCTCCACCGCCACCCGCTGGGAGGCCGCCCTCCCGACCCTCCACTGGCGGTCCACCCCGGTGCGTCCGCACCCGGATTGCCCGTGCGAGGCGTCGAAGGTACCGGCGGGCCAGGAAGTGGGGGCATGA
- a CDS encoding TerD family protein has protein sequence MAREFQRGHKAKISDLTAGTDLYVGVQLAGPGLAIDISCFGLDANEQLSDDRYFVFFNQPKSPEESIQQLGAQSGDTESFRVTLDRIPANIHKLSFAASIDGAGQMSQVGPGYIRIVAGGEEVVRYSFSGSEFSTERALMIGDFYLKDVWRFAAVGQGFDGGLAALLQNFGGEVAEEEQPAPQAQAPAGAPGFAPPPQGAAPAPSFGAPAQAQPPAQAPSFGGPPQAPAPAQAPAPAPYQQPVHAAPTMAAPMGAPLAPPAPAPYGQVPPPAPAPAPYGQQPQPSYGQVPGQQQPPYGQQPQGQQPGFGQQPQGYGQPAQAVPAAGAGLAAALQPYKEAPTGARWTPQNQQLMRVDLAMGGQAVLARQGSMVLYQGKVDFSYKGAGFAGRVVGNATGQEMQLMRCTGRGQVFLAENGAHLHAIELQGDGICVSAENVLAFDESLQHEIRRIEGHGIPGGALFTMQFQGTGTVIVKTHGVPVVLPVTPTTFADSNAIVAWSSAAQVIISSQVRLRRNAYPGHSGETVNLQFRGAPGNFIVVQPYEV, from the coding sequence ATGGCCAGGGAATTCCAACGCGGTCACAAGGCCAAAATCAGTGATCTGACGGCGGGCACGGACCTCTACGTGGGTGTCCAGCTTGCCGGGCCCGGGCTCGCCATCGACATCAGTTGCTTCGGCCTCGACGCCAACGAACAGCTTTCGGACGACCGCTACTTCGTCTTCTTCAACCAGCCGAAGTCGCCGGAGGAGTCCATCCAGCAGCTCGGCGCGCAGTCCGGTGACACGGAGTCCTTCCGGGTGACCCTGGACCGCATTCCGGCCAACATCCACAAGCTCTCCTTCGCCGCCTCGATCGACGGCGCGGGGCAGATGTCGCAGGTCGGCCCCGGCTACATCCGCATCGTGGCGGGTGGCGAAGAGGTCGTCCGGTACTCCTTCTCCGGCTCGGAGTTCAGCACCGAGCGCGCGCTGATGATCGGCGACTTCTACCTCAAGGACGTCTGGCGCTTCGCCGCCGTCGGCCAGGGCTTCGACGGCGGGCTCGCCGCGCTGCTCCAGAACTTCGGCGGCGAGGTCGCCGAGGAGGAGCAGCCCGCACCGCAGGCGCAGGCCCCGGCCGGCGCGCCCGGCTTCGCCCCGCCGCCGCAGGGAGCCGCCCCGGCGCCCTCCTTCGGCGCTCCCGCCCAGGCGCAGCCCCCGGCCCAGGCGCCCTCCTTCGGCGGGCCGCCCCAGGCCCCGGCGCCCGCCCAGGCCCCGGCCCCCGCGCCGTACCAGCAGCCCGTCCACGCGGCCCCCACCATGGCCGCACCGATGGGCGCGCCCCTGGCACCGCCCGCCCCCGCGCCCTACGGGCAGGTTCCGCCGCCCGCCCCGGCCCCGGCCCCGTACGGGCAGCAGCCGCAGCCCTCGTACGGCCAGGTCCCCGGCCAGCAGCAGCCCCCGTACGGCCAGCAGCCCCAGGGCCAGCAGCCCGGCTTCGGGCAGCAGCCCCAGGGCTACGGCCAGCCCGCCCAGGCGGTTCCCGCCGCCGGCGCCGGACTCGCCGCCGCCCTCCAGCCGTACAAGGAAGCGCCCACCGGCGCCCGCTGGACCCCGCAGAACCAGCAGCTCATGCGCGTCGACCTGGCCATGGGCGGCCAGGCCGTCCTCGCCCGCCAGGGCAGCATGGTGCTCTACCAGGGCAAGGTCGACTTCAGCTACAAGGGTGCGGGCTTCGCCGGCCGCGTCGTCGGCAACGCCACCGGCCAGGAGATGCAGCTGATGCGCTGCACCGGCCGCGGCCAGGTCTTCCTCGCGGAGAACGGCGCCCACCTGCACGCCATCGAGCTCCAGGGCGACGGCATCTGCGTCTCCGCCGAGAACGTCCTCGCCTTCGACGAGTCGCTCCAGCACGAGATCCGCCGCATCGAGGGCCACGGCATCCCGGGCGGCGCGCTGTTCACCATGCAGTTCCAGGGCACCGGCACGGTGATCGTCAAGACGCACGGCGTGCCCGTCGTCCTGCCCGTCACCCCGACCACCTTCGCGGACAGCAACGCCATAGTCGCGTGGTCCTCGGCCGCCCAGGTGATCATCTCCAGCCAGGTCCGGCTGCGCCGCAACGCCTACCCCGGCCACAGCGGGGAGACCGTGAACCTCCAGTTCCGCGGCGCTCCCGGCAACTTCATCGTCGTCCAGCCGTACGAGGTCTGA
- a CDS encoding WhiB family transcriptional regulator: MQLEAHAPSVPKTQTLSPPAVVPEDSTLTPLTALTALDDAIENLGVPVACRTYDPEVFFAESPADVEYAKSLCGTCPLVEACLAGALERREPWGVWGGELFVQGVVVARKRPRGRPRKNPVVAA; encoded by the coding sequence GTGCAACTCGAAGCGCACGCCCCGTCCGTACCGAAGACCCAGACCCTCTCCCCGCCCGCAGTAGTCCCGGAGGACTCCACCTTGACTCCCCTCACCGCGCTGACCGCGCTCGACGACGCCATCGAGAACCTCGGCGTGCCCGTCGCCTGTCGCACCTACGACCCCGAGGTCTTCTTCGCCGAGTCCCCGGCCGACGTCGAGTACGCGAAGTCCCTCTGCGGCACCTGCCCGCTGGTCGAGGCCTGCCTCGCCGGTGCGCTGGAGCGCCGCGAGCCCTGGGGTGTCTGGGGAGGCGAGCTCTTCGTCCAGGGTGTCGTCGTCGCCCGGAAGCGTCCCCGTGGCCGTCCGCGCAAGAACCCGGTTGTCGCGGCATGA
- a CDS encoding ABC1 kinase family protein, producing the protein MSDLPRKAVTRTVKLAALPLGIAGRATWGLGKRLGGKSAEIVARELQQRTAEQLFRVLGELKGGAMKFGQALSVFESALPEEVAGPYRAALTKLQEAAPPLPAATVHQVLSERLGADWRELFEEFEDKPAAAASIGQVHRAVWHDGRQVAVKVQYPGAGEALLSDLKQLSRFAGLLGPLIPGMDIKPLIKELRDRVAEELDYELEAEAQRTHADAFVGDEDVVVPDVVHQGDQVLVTDWIEGTPLSEVIADGTPQERDRAGQLLARFLFSGPARTGLLHADPHPGNFRLISGADGRTRLGVLDFGTVDRLPGGWPKPIGRSLRMALDGDAEGVYGHLRGEGFVRESIELEADAVLDYLRPMLEPAEAEEFTFTRTWLRGQAARIADPRSPAHQLGRQINLPPSYLLIHRVTLSTIGVLCQLGATVRLREELDSWLPGFLPDEG; encoded by the coding sequence ATGTCTGATCTTCCCCGGAAGGCGGTCACCCGTACCGTCAAGCTGGCCGCGCTGCCGCTCGGCATAGCGGGCCGGGCCACTTGGGGGCTCGGCAAGCGGCTCGGCGGCAAGTCGGCGGAGATAGTGGCGCGCGAGCTCCAGCAGCGCACCGCCGAGCAGCTGTTCCGCGTACTGGGAGAGCTGAAGGGCGGCGCCATGAAGTTCGGCCAGGCGCTCTCGGTCTTCGAGTCCGCGCTGCCCGAAGAGGTCGCCGGGCCCTACCGGGCCGCGCTGACCAAGCTCCAGGAGGCGGCCCCGCCGCTGCCCGCGGCCACCGTGCACCAGGTGCTGTCGGAGCGGCTCGGCGCGGACTGGCGGGAGCTGTTCGAGGAGTTCGAGGACAAGCCCGCGGCGGCGGCCTCGATCGGACAGGTGCACCGGGCGGTGTGGCACGACGGCCGCCAGGTGGCGGTCAAGGTCCAGTACCCGGGGGCCGGTGAGGCCCTGCTGTCGGACCTGAAGCAGCTGAGCCGGTTCGCGGGGCTGCTGGGGCCGCTGATTCCGGGCATGGACATCAAGCCCTTGATCAAGGAGCTGCGCGACCGGGTCGCGGAGGAGCTGGACTACGAGCTGGAGGCCGAGGCCCAGCGGACGCACGCGGACGCCTTCGTCGGCGACGAGGACGTGGTCGTCCCGGACGTGGTGCACCAGGGCGACCAGGTGCTGGTGACCGACTGGATCGAGGGGACTCCGCTGTCGGAGGTGATCGCCGACGGCACCCCGCAGGAGCGCGACCGCGCCGGACAGCTGCTGGCCCGGTTCCTCTTCTCCGGCCCCGCGCGCACCGGGCTGCTGCACGCCGATCCACACCCGGGCAACTTCCGGCTGATCTCCGGGGCGGACGGGCGGACGCGGCTGGGCGTACTGGACTTCGGGACGGTCGACCGGTTGCCGGGCGGCTGGCCCAAGCCCATCGGCCGGTCGCTGCGGATGGCACTGGACGGCGACGCCGAGGGGGTCTACGGGCACCTGCGCGGGGAAGGGTTCGTGCGCGAGTCCATCGAGCTGGAAGCCGACGCGGTGCTCGACTACCTGAGGCCGATGCTCGAGCCGGCCGAAGCCGAGGAGTTCACCTTCACCCGGACCTGGCTGCGCGGCCAGGCAGCGCGGATCGCCGACCCCCGCTCCCCCGCGCACCAGTTGGGGCGGCAGATAAATCTGCCGCCCTCCTACCTGCTGATCCACCGGGTGACGCTGAGCACCATCGGGGTGCTGTGCCAGCTCGGCGCCACGGTCAGGCTCCGCGAGGAACTGGACTCCTGGCTGCCGGGGTTCCTGCCCGACGAGGGCTGA
- a CDS encoding M48 metallopeptidase family protein, with protein MVPPTAQRFVFDPGRGGTSAVASGYRHGVSADPPQRAVEVRRSARRRRTVSAYREGDRTVVLIPARMSEAEEQRWVGVMLDKLAAQESKRTFGDAELAERAERLSGQYFNGRARPRTVRWVTNQNTRWGSCTPAEGSIRLSHRIQGMPEYVVDYVLLHELAHLLVPGHGPRFWELLEAYPRTERARGYLEGVVAAERLPKVPAAREE; from the coding sequence ATGGTGCCGCCGACTGCGCAACGGTTCGTGTTCGACCCGGGGAGGGGCGGGACTTCCGCCGTGGCGAGCGGGTACCGTCATGGCGTGTCAGCCGATCCACCGCAGCGCGCCGTCGAAGTCCGCCGGAGCGCACGCCGCCGAAGGACCGTGTCCGCCTACCGCGAGGGTGATCGTACGGTCGTCCTCATCCCTGCCCGGATGTCCGAGGCCGAGGAGCAGCGCTGGGTGGGCGTCATGCTCGACAAGCTGGCGGCGCAGGAGAGCAAGCGCACCTTCGGGGACGCGGAACTCGCCGAGCGCGCCGAGCGTTTGTCCGGGCAGTACTTCAACGGCCGCGCCCGCCCCCGCACGGTCCGCTGGGTCACCAACCAGAACACCCGCTGGGGCTCCTGCACCCCGGCCGAAGGCAGCATCCGGCTCTCGCACCGCATCCAGGGGATGCCGGAGTACGTCGTCGACTACGTGCTGCTGCACGAGCTGGCGCACCTCCTCGTGCCCGGCCACGGTCCCCGTTTCTGGGAACTGCTGGAGGCGTACCCGCGCACGGAGCGGGCGCGCGGGTACCTCGAAGGGGTCGTCGCCGCCGAACGCCTTCCGAAAGTTCCGGCCGCCCGCGAGGAGTGA
- a CDS encoding AIM24 family protein, whose amino-acid sequence MQSSLFAHAEAQTQERYAVQNPQLLRVSLTGSDDVLARKGAMVAYQGIIDFDGEYQSTTQRNARARTGEGLDLMRCSGQGTVYLANLAQYVHVVDVDQEGLTVDSSYVLALDSTLHTEAIAVDSQYGISGSGKYQLNITGRGKVALMTSGQPLMMQVTPDKYVNADADAIVAWSTSLRVQMQAQTHSTGVWRRRGNTGEGWELSFLGTGFALVQPSEALPPQNAQIGQGAAAQFGMGQHGAHAQNQNNAWN is encoded by the coding sequence ATGCAGAGCTCACTTTTCGCCCACGCCGAGGCGCAGACCCAGGAGCGGTACGCCGTCCAGAACCCGCAGCTGCTGCGGGTCTCGCTGACCGGCTCCGACGACGTGCTCGCCCGCAAGGGCGCGATGGTCGCCTACCAGGGGATCATCGACTTCGACGGCGAGTACCAGAGCACCACCCAGCGCAATGCCCGCGCCCGCACCGGTGAGGGCCTCGACCTGATGCGCTGCTCCGGACAGGGCACGGTCTACCTGGCCAACCTGGCGCAGTACGTCCACGTCGTGGACGTGGACCAGGAAGGCCTCACGGTCGACAGCAGCTACGTGCTGGCCCTGGACTCCACCCTGCACACCGAGGCCATCGCGGTGGACAGCCAGTACGGGATCTCCGGCTCCGGCAAGTACCAGCTCAACATCACCGGCCGCGGCAAGGTCGCGCTGATGACCTCCGGGCAGCCGCTGATGATGCAGGTCACGCCCGACAAGTACGTCAACGCCGACGCGGACGCCATCGTCGCCTGGTCCACCTCGCTGCGCGTGCAGATGCAGGCCCAGACGCACTCCACCGGCGTGTGGCGGCGGCGCGGCAACACGGGTGAGGGCTGGGAGCTGAGCTTCCTCGGCACCGGTTTCGCCCTGGTCCAGCCCAGCGAGGCGCTCCCGCCGCAGAACGCCCAGATCGGGCAGGGCGCGGCCGCGCAGTTCGGCATGGGCCAGCACGGCGCCCACGCGCAGAACCAGAACAACGCCTGGAACTGA
- a CDS encoding zinc-dependent metalloprotease — protein sequence MSDTPFGFGLPPEEPDNGDEGKKKGNQGGQGGPTPFGFGTGLPGGSGGPGDADNPFAAMFGSMNPNDLGAAFQQLGQMLSYEGGPVNWDMAKDIARQTVAQGTSDGVKDASVGLAEKSAVEEAVRLADHWLDDVTSLPSGAATAVAWSRAEWVEATLPVWKELVDPVAERVGAAMGGVLPEEMQAMAGPLLGMMRSMGGAMFGQQIGQAVGTLAGEVVGSTDVGLPLGPAGKAALLPLNIESFGKDLGVSSDEVRLYLALREAAHARLFAHVPWLRSHLFGAVEGYARGIKVDTSKLEDVVGQLDPSNPEQLQEALQGGMFQPQDTPEQKAALARLETALALVEGWVDAVVHEAAKPRLTSADAMRETMRRRRASGGPAEQTFATLIGLELRPRRLRDASRLWASLTDARGVDGRDGLWEHPDMLPTASDLDDPDGFVHREQLDFSEIDKMLGEAAQKREQDGDDKK from the coding sequence GTGAGCGACACCCCATTCGGATTCGGCCTTCCGCCCGAGGAGCCGGACAACGGCGACGAGGGCAAGAAGAAGGGCAACCAGGGCGGTCAGGGCGGCCCGACTCCGTTCGGGTTCGGCACGGGCCTGCCCGGCGGCTCCGGCGGTCCGGGCGACGCCGACAACCCCTTCGCCGCGATGTTCGGCTCCATGAACCCGAACGACCTCGGCGCCGCCTTCCAGCAGCTCGGCCAGATGCTGAGCTACGAGGGCGGTCCGGTCAACTGGGACATGGCCAAGGACATCGCCCGCCAGACCGTGGCGCAGGGCACCTCGGACGGGGTCAAGGACGCCAGCGTGGGCCTCGCCGAGAAGTCGGCGGTCGAGGAGGCCGTGCGCCTCGCCGACCACTGGCTCGACGACGTCACCTCGCTGCCGTCGGGCGCCGCCACGGCCGTGGCGTGGAGCCGCGCCGAATGGGTCGAGGCGACCCTGCCGGTGTGGAAGGAGCTCGTGGACCCGGTCGCCGAGCGCGTCGGCGCGGCCATGGGCGGCGTCCTGCCCGAGGAGATGCAGGCCATGGCGGGCCCGCTGCTCGGCATGATGCGCTCCATGGGCGGGGCCATGTTCGGCCAGCAGATCGGCCAGGCCGTGGGCACCCTCGCGGGTGAGGTCGTGGGCTCGACCGACGTCGGGCTGCCGCTGGGCCCGGCCGGGAAGGCGGCCCTGCTGCCGCTGAACATCGAGAGCTTCGGCAAGGACCTGGGCGTCTCCTCCGACGAGGTGCGGCTGTACCTGGCCCTGCGCGAGGCCGCCCACGCGCGGCTCTTCGCGCACGTGCCGTGGCTGCGCTCGCACCTCTTCGGCGCGGTCGAGGGGTACGCGCGGGGCATCAAGGTCGACACCTCGAAGCTGGAGGACGTGGTCGGCCAGCTCGACCCGTCGAATCCGGAGCAGCTGCAGGAGGCCCTCCAGGGCGGCATGTTCCAGCCGCAGGACACCCCCGAGCAGAAGGCCGCGCTGGCCCGTCTGGAGACGGCGCTCGCACTGGTCGAGGGCTGGGTGGACGCGGTCGTGCACGAGGCCGCCAAGCCCCGGCTGACCTCGGCCGACGCCATGCGCGAGACCATGCGCCGGCGGCGCGCCTCGGGCGGCCCGGCGGAGCAGACCTTCGCGACGCTGATCGGGCTGGAGCTGCGGCCTCGCCGGCTGCGCGACGCCTCCCGGCTGTGGGCCTCGCTCACGGACGCCCGTGGTGTGGACGGTCGTGACGGGCTGTGGGAGCACCCGGACATGCTGCCGACCGCTTCCGACCTGGACGACCCGGACGGGTTCGTGCACCGCGAGCAGCTGGACTTCTCCGAGATCGACAAGATGCTGGGCGAGGCCGCCCAGAAGCGCGAGCAGGACGGCGACGACAAGAAGTGA